The Vibrio metoecus sequence GTCAAAAGAATATTAAGGACTCCAAGTGAATTTGCCTAAAAATCTGATGGTTCGATTGCGCTCGAATACCGAACCTTTGAGCAAAAAACTCAGAGTTGTTGCTGATTATGTGCTCGAAAATGCACATGAAGTTCAGTATCAGACGATCACCGATCTAGCGTTTAATACAAAAACAAGCGAAGCCACTGTAGTCAGGCTATGCCGTGATTTGGGCTACAAAGGTTATTCGGATTTTAGAATGGCATTGGCGGTTGATCTTAGTCAGTCTGCAAACCAATCTCAGCCCAAAATGGATGGCGATATTTGCGAAGTTTCTGCGCAAAGCGCGGTAGATAGTTTAATGGATACTGCAAAACTGATAGACAGAGCTGCCTTAAATAGAATATGTGAGTTGGTTCATGGTGCTAAGTTTATTGGGTGTGTTGGTGTGGGAGCATCCAGTATCGTCGGTCGCTATTTGGCGTACCGATTAGTGAGAATAGGTAAAAAAGCCATCATGTATGAAGATACACACTTGGCGGCAATGAGTGCTGGACAGAGTGTTGTCGGGGATGCATGGTTTGCAATATCGAGCTCAGGGTCTACAAAAGAGGTGGTTCATGCGGCCACCCAGGCTCATCAACGCGGTGTGCCAGTTGTATCTCTTACGAATATTAGCCATAGCCCACTTTCTTCGATTTCAGATGAAATGTTAGTGGCTGCAAGGCCTGAAGGCCCTCTCACTGGCGGTGCTTTTTCTTCTAAAGT is a genomic window containing:
- a CDS encoding MurR/RpiR family transcriptional regulator, whose translation is MNLPKNLMVRLRSNTEPLSKKLRVVADYVLENAHEVQYQTITDLAFNTKTSEATVVRLCRDLGYKGYSDFRMALAVDLSQSANQSQPKMDGDICEVSAQSAVDSLMDTAKLIDRAALNRICELVHGAKFIGCVGVGASSIVGRYLAYRLVRIGKKAIMYEDTHLAAMSAGQSVVGDAWFAISSSGSTKEVVHAATQAHQRGVPVVSLTNISHSPLSSISDEMLVAARPEGPLTGGAFSSKVGALLLVDVLINTLLDVYPEYSASVFGTAEVVLPLMDS